The DNA window CTTTTGAAAATATAGAATTTCTATGGTTACTCTTATTCGTACCCGCTCTCCTGTATTGGTATCTGCGAAAGAATGAAGCTCTTCGCAGTAAATTAAGGTTTTCCGATACCCGGATTTTCAGCAAGATATCCGGCAGGAAAGTATCGCTACGGGTTCATCTCCCGTTTGCTCTGCGTTTGATTGCGCTGACTCTTATAATATTCGGATTCGCGCGTCCCCGTTCGGGGGTTACCAATCAGGAAATCACTACAGAAGGAATTGATATAATGCTCGTTCTGGATATTTCCAGCAGTATGGAAGCGAGAGATTTTAAACCGAACAGATTAGAGGCGGCAAAAGCCGTAGCGGATTTGTTTATAAAAAACAGGAAAAATGACAGGATAGGACTTATAGTTTTCGCCGCTGAATCGTTTATTCAAGCGCCTTTGACGTTGGACTACGATGTACTACGATCGTTTTTAAGAAAGGTCCGAATTGTTCCCAAAAAATATGACGGCACAGCTATTGGTCTTGCTATTTCAAGCGGTGTTAACAGGCTAAGAAGAAGCGATGCCAAAAGTAAAATTATGATTCTCCTTTCTGACGGCAGCAACAACTCGGGTGAGGTGCAGCCGCTTACCGCGGCAGAGCTGGCTGCGGCATTTGACGTTAAAGTGTACACTATCGGCGCTGGAACGAAATCGCGCAGATTGCTTCAAGGTGATTTAGATGAAGAAATGTTGATAAAAATTGCCGAGCGCACCAATGGAAAATATTTTCACGCAGCAGACGAACAACGGCTTCAGGATATATACAACGAAATCAACGAGTTGGAAAAAACTGAAATAAAAGTCAAGGAATATACGCGATTTGAAGAATTGTATTCATTTCTACTACTTCCGGGATTGATTATCCTTCTGATAGAAGTTTTTGCGGGAATGACTTATTCTCGGAGATTGCCCTGATGTTCCGTTTTGTAAATTACAGTTTTATCTATTTTCTATGGTTCATTCCACTGCTGGTATTAATGCTTTATTTTTCATTGAAGAAAAAAAATCGGCTTTTATCTTCATTAGGTGAAATGGAAGTAGTCAAAAGACTTCATCGCAGCACAAGCCGGAAGAGACAAGCCGCGAAAGTATTGACAGTTATTTTCGCGATTTCGCTGCTTATTTTTGCTCTTATGGGACCGCAAATGGGGACGGTACTTTCCGAGGTCAAGCGGGAGGGGATAGATATAATAATACTTTTGGACGTCTCAAAGAGTATGCAGGCGGAGGATATAGTTCCAAACAGAATAGAGAGAGCCAAGTTTGAGATTTCCCGGTTTATAGATAAGCTGGAAGGCGACAGGGTGGGGTTGGTGGCATTCGCAGGAACAGCCTATCTTCAGGTTCCGCTTACTTTAGATTATTCCGCCGCCAAAATGATGTTGGATATACTTGATACTGATATTATCGGAACTCAGGGAACTGCAACTGCCGAAGCGATCGAAATCGCATTGGAATCGTTTACCGAAGAGAGAGCTACACAAAAAGTAATTATTCTGCTCACCGACGGAGAAGACCATGAAAAGCATACGACTGAAGCGGCGGAAAAAGCTGTCGAGACGGGAGCAATAATTTACACCGTTGGGGTTGCATCAGTCTCCGGCGCGCCAATACCTTTATACAATAACCGCGGAGAAAGAACAGGATTTAAGAGAGACAGTGAAGATAAGATTGTGACAAGCAAATTGAATGAAGTTGTTCTCGATGAGATTTCCGGTATTACGGGTGGA is part of the Candidatus Neomarinimicrobiota bacterium genome and encodes:
- a CDS encoding VWA domain-containing protein, whose product is MSFENIEFLWLLLFVPALLYWYLRKNEALRSKLRFSDTRIFSKISGRKVSLRVHLPFALRLIALTLIIFGFARPRSGVTNQEITTEGIDIMLVLDISSSMEARDFKPNRLEAAKAVADLFIKNRKNDRIGLIVFAAESFIQAPLTLDYDVLRSFLRKVRIVPKKYDGTAIGLAISSGVNRLRRSDAKSKIMILLSDGSNNSGEVQPLTAAELAAAFDVKVYTIGAGTKSRRLLQGDLDEEMLIKIAERTNGKYFHAADEQRLQDIYNEINELEKTEIKVKEYTRFEELYSFLLLPGLIILLIEVFAGMTYSRRLP
- a CDS encoding VWA domain-containing protein produces the protein MFRFVNYSFIYFLWFIPLLVLMLYFSLKKKNRLLSSLGEMEVVKRLHRSTSRKRQAAKVLTVIFAISLLIFALMGPQMGTVLSEVKREGIDIIILLDVSKSMQAEDIVPNRIERAKFEISRFIDKLEGDRVGLVAFAGTAYLQVPLTLDYSAAKMMLDILDTDIIGTQGTATAEAIEIALESFTEERATQKVIILLTDGEDHEKHTTEAAEKAVETGAIIYTVGVASVSGAPIPLYNNRGERTGFKRDSEDKIVTSKLNEVVLDEISGITGGRYFRIGERSNGLEMVHKEIRLMEKSEFSTREFDEYKEWYQYIVAFTLLLLMTEPFIPEKRKLLKEWHGRYK